AGGTTTCTGGTCGGCTCGGACAACAAGGTTCTCATACCGGTCTCAGCTATCGGAGGCGGAGTGCTTTTATGCATAGCCGATCTCATAGGAAAGTCCATTGTCTCGCCGATGGAGCTTCCTGCCGGGATAATCACGGCTATTTTAGGCGCGCCCTATTTTCTTTTTCTGCTCAGGAGGAAAGATGTCCTCAGTATCTGACAGGCATATCCTGAATTTTATTAACGCTGGTTTTTCTTACGACAAGAATAAGCCCTTTATACAGGAGATATCATTTTCCATAGAGAATGGCGAATTCATAGGCCTTCTTGGAGCCAACGGTTCGGGCAAATCAACGATTCTTAAGCTGGCGAGTGGATTATTACATACTTCAAGCGGAGATATAAACCTGTGGGGCAAGCCGGTCCAATCTTACAAGAATAAGGACAGAGCAAAACTCCTGAGCTATCTTCCGCAGCTTCTTGATATCAGCATCCCGTTTACAGTGAAGGAGCTTGTGAGCATGGGGCTCTATCCGTATGAGACATTGCCTGAGCTTACGGTTGATGAGGCCATTGAGATGGTAGGGCTTTCCAGTAACAGCGGAACGCTTATAACAAACCTGAGCGGCGGGGAAAGAAGAAGGGTATATCTTGCGATGACTCTGCTTCAGGGCGCCGGGCTGGTGCTGCTTGACGAGCCTCTTGCCAATCTGGATATCAAGTACCAGATCGAACTCCTGAGGCTTCTGAAGGAGTTAAGAAGAGAGAGAAATATATCAATGGTCATGGCGCTTCATGACATAAATATCGCATTGCAGTTTGACAAGATAGTACTGATAAAGAACGGCCGTATTCTCGGCACAGGAAAACCTGATGAGGTTCTGACAAAGGATCTGCTTAAAGAGGCGTTTGATGTTGAGGTGGAGATAAAGAGGGAGGATTCAGGCGAGGTTTACATTAAATATTAATCTGCGCAAGGTGATGCAGGGGAATTCTGTGAGAAGCAGAGACTGCCCCGCAACTGTAAAGGGAGCGAAAGCCCGAAATGCCACTGTCCCGATATATCGGAATGGGAAGGCGGGCGAGTAGGAGGCCTCGGAAACGAGTCGCCGCGACCTGAGTCAGGAGATCCTGGTTACCTTGAAAATACTAAACCCTTCGCGGGAAGAGGAGGCTGCAATGAGAATGAATACTTCATGATGGAGATCATGATGAACGGTTAAGATGAGATAATAACTAAAACAATAAACCACAGGAGAATAAATAATGAAGCGAATAATTATATTGATACTCATAATGCTTTTTACAGCCGCGCCGGTAATGGCTGCTGATGAAGCGGTACTGGCCGGAGAGGTTGTTGTTACTGCGACCAAGATAGAAGAGGCTATCGAAGAGACAACAAGCGATGTTATCGTGATCAAAAGCGAAGAGATAAAGAAGATGAATACGCAGTTTGTCTCAGATGTCTTAAAAGGCGTTTCTGAATTAAATGTCGTCCAGAACGGAGGCGCTGGCAAACAGGCGGCAGTCGTTCTCCGGGGCGGCAACACGGAACATACCCTTGTCATGATAGACGGGGTGAAGGTGAAGAGCACAACCACAGGCACATTTGATTTTTCGGGCCTCAATGTGGATGACATAGAGAGGATAGAGATAGTGAAGGGCCCGCAGAGCACTATATACGGGTCAGAGGCGATGGCAGGGGTTATCAACATCATCACAAAGAAGGGGAAAGGCGCGCCTAAAATAGCAGCTTCCTTTGAGACAGGCGCATATGGAACGACTAAACCCTCAGCAACGCTCTCAGGAGGATATAAGGACCTTCTCAGCTACAGGCTGACAGGAACATATTTTAAAACCGAGGGGATATCCGCTGCCAGAAAAGGCATAGAGAAGGACGGGTATAAAAATGCCTCTGTATCCGGAAAGTTCGGCCTCAACCTGGCAGACAACGCAGAGATAGAGGTCTCAGGCAAATATTATTATGACCGCTCTGACCTTGATGCCTTTGGCAGCGACGATCTGAATTATGTCCAGCGCGGAAATCACCACATGATTGCAGGCAAAGGAAAGCTATATCTCTTTGATATATGGGAACAGGTCTTATCCCTCTCAACAGTGGAAGACTCTTTGAGGTACAGGGATCCTGATACCTCATGGAATAACGCCGATATAATAACCGGCATGAGCACTATTGACTGGCAGAATAATTTTTATATTTCTGAGGCATACACATTTACGTTCGGCGCTGAATACCGTGAGGAGGCAGGCGAGAACAAGGGTATATTTGACGAGGCGGTGAATAACAAGGCGCTGTATCTCAACAATAAAGCGAAACTCTTTAATGATGACCTTGTGATCAATGCAGGTTTGAGGATCGACGACCATGAGACATTCGGCGAAGAGACAACCGGAAGGGTCGGCGCTGTTTACAATATCAGGCCGGCTTCGCTTACCGTCAAGGCGAGCTACGGCACGGGTTTCAGGGCGCCGACGCTTAATGAGCTCTTTTACAACGACCCGTGGGGCAGCAGCGGGAACCTGAACCTTAAGCCTGAAAAGAGCAGTTCATGGGAGATAGGGCTTGAGAAGGAGATCGTCAAGGACAGGGCTTCTGTATCTGTCACCTATTTTGACCAGAACTACGATGACCTTATTGACTGGGTGGAAACCCCTCCGGGATCCTGGCTCTATTCTCCGCAAAACATATCAAAGGCAGAGGTGCAGGGATTTGAGGCAGGCGCTTCCGCGAAGGTGACTGGGGATGTAACAGTAAAATCTTCATACACATACCTTGATACCGAGGACAAGGAGACCGGAGAGCGCCTCAGAAGGAGGCCGAAAGACAAGGCCGGCATAAGCGCGGAATATTCAGGCGGGCCTTTAACGCTCTTTGCGGAATACACATTTGTCGGAAAGGTTTTTGACTCCGCTTCAGTGGGGCATCTTGGTTCTTACTCGCTTGTCAACCTGAGCGGCGGCTACAGGTTAAGAAAGGATATCAGCTTCTTTGCAAGAGTGGATAACCTCTTTGACGCAGATTATCAGACAGCGGGCGGATATAACACGCCGGGGCTTTCCGCCTATGCAGGGGTCAAATTCGAGATGTAGTCGCTATGCAAGCCCGGAGCAAGTATGGAGAAAAAACATATTGTGCGATTCCTGATTATAAAAAATCTATCGCATTCAAGATGTTTTTTAGCCATTGCTTGCTCCGGGCTTATAAATGATGAATATTAAAGGATAGAAGATGGCGGGATTGCAAAGGACATTTGTTTATTCATTGCTGCTGCATCTTGCTTTTTCCGCTCTTCTCCTGCTCTCAGTGAGACTTCAGGGGGAGAGCGGGAAGATGCTGAATGAAAAGGTCTTCTTCATAGACCTTAAGCCTGATGTCGGGAAACCGGCGTCGGTAATTACAAAAGATGTCTCATTAAAGAAAATAGCGGTAAAGAAGATGCAGAAAGAGCCAGCTTTGATCGTAGAAAAAAAAGAGTATGCTGAAGAAACAATATCGAAAGATGCCGTATCTGACAATAGAGAAGTTAGCTTTACGGAGTCCCTCTCTATTAATGCCGGAGATGCATCAGGCGCAGCTAATAGCTCTGACATAACATTCCCCAGCGAGAAGATTGAATATACAAATGCTGCGCAAGGCGGAGAAGAAATTATTATAAGCTCCAAAACAGCGGACGATTATAGAGCCGGACTCTCTGAGGCTGATGCGCTTATCCTTATCAGCTCCGCGATTGAAAGGGCAAAAACCTATCCTGCCATAGCAAGAAGAAGGAGCATCGAAGGAACTGTATATGTCAGCTTCAGGATAGGAGCAAGCGGAGAGCCGAGAGAGATCGAAGTTCTGAAGAGTTCAGGATATAAGATGCTTGATGAAGCGACCATGAAGGTAATTAAGAAGGCAGCGCCGTATCCTTACATTAAAAGCCGCATCGAGATACCTGTCACTTACAGGCTGAACGATTAGGAAGATATGAAGAATAAGATAGTCTTTATAACAGGAGGAGCAAGGAGCGGGAAGAGCTCTTTTGCTTTAAGAGAGGCAGAGAAGATCAAAGGGCGGAAGGCGTATATCGCAACCGCTCAGGCGCTTGACAATGAGATGAAGGAACGCATCAGAAAGCACAAGGAAGAGCGCGGCGCTGACTGGGACACTTTTGAAGAGCCGTTCAAAATTCCTGAGATCATTTCCGATGCAGATACTAAGTACAGCGTTGTTATACTTGATTGTTTGACGCTCTGGCTCTCTAATCTGATCTGCGCCGATATGGATTGCAGCAGGAAGATAGATGACTTGATCGCTGTGTTGGAAGACTCCAGGCAGAAAACTAATAACTCAAAACTCTTTATCGTCTCAAACGAGGTCGGCATGGGCATCGTGCCTGAGAACGAACTTGCGAGAAGGTTCAGGGATACGGCGGGATTTTTAAATCAGAAGGCTGCGGAGATCGCAGATGAGGTCTATCTGGTAACTGCAGGAATACCGATAAAGATAAAAGGATGAAAGAAATATTTTAAGTAACGCCCCCCAACCCCCTCTTAATTTAAGAGGGGGCGAAGGGGGAGTTACTTAATTCAAACAGAGTCATTTCCATATCAATAACAATAAAAGGAGAATAAATGGATTTAAAAAATATATGTTCAGGCATAACAAGCGTTAACAGCAAGTTCGCAGAGCAGGCGCAAGAGCGTCTTGACAGCCTCACCAAGCCGCAGGGCAGCCTCGGAAGGCTTGAGGAGTTTGCAAAGCAGCTTGTCGCCATTACGGAAAACCCGATGCCTTCACTTGATAAGAAGGCGGTCTTCACATTTGCGGGAGACCATGGTGTTGCTGATGAAGGGGTCTCGGCATTTCCAAAGGCGGTGACGCCCCAGATGGTGCTGAACTTTATCGCAGGCGGCGCAGGCATTAATGTTCTTGCAAGGCACGCAGGCGCAGATATCGTAGTTGTGGACATGGGAGTTGATTATGATTTCGGCAACCCCTCTGTGTCTCCCCTTATCAAGGGGGGAATTGAGAGGGGGTCTTTCATATCACGAAAAGTAGTGTCAGGAACAAAGAACATGCGGAAGGGGCCGGCAATGACACGGGACGAAGCCCTGAAGTGTATTAACGTCGGGATCGAACTGGCAAATGAGTATGCAAAGAAGGGGTATAAGATATTCGGCACGGGCGACATGGGCATCGCCAATACAACGCCTTCAAGCGCGATCGCAGCAGTGCTCACCAGAAGATCGGTTGAGGAGATTACCGGAAGGGGCACAGGTATAAATGATGATACCTTAAAGCATAAGATTCAGGTCATCAAGGATTCCATCTCATTTAATATGCCTGACCCTGCTGACCCTGTCAGCGTTCTCGCAAAGGTCGGCGGCGCTGAGATCGGAGGTATTGCTGGACTGATCATCGGTGCAGCGGCAAATAAAGTTCCTGTAGTCATTGATGGTTTCATTTCAACTGCCGGCGCGCTCATCGCTTATTCCATTGAGCCCAAGACAAGAGACTACATGTTCTCAGCGCATATGTCTCAGGAAGTCGGGCACAAAGCGATGCTGGAAAAGATAGGCTTAAGGCCGATCCTTGACCTGGATCTCAGGCTCGGCGAGGGAACAGGCGCGGCGCTTGCGATGATGATGATAGAAGGCGGGCTTAAAATATATAAAGAGATGGCGACATTTGCCGAAGCCTCTGTCTCGGGAAAAGAATAATACATGAAGAAGCTGCTTCTTGCGTTTCAGTTCCTGACGATCATACCTGTTAAAGATACCGGGATAGTTACGGACAGGGAGGCCGGCGGCTCTGCCGCCTTCTTCCCGCTGGCCGGCCTTGTGCAGGGAACGCTTCTTGTCTTTGCTGTGGTAACATTGTTAAGGGTCTTTCCTGTCGGGCTGGCCAACCTGCTTCTCCTGCTCCTTCTTGTCATAACTAACGGCGCGCTTCATCTTGACGGCCTTGCCGATACATTTGACGCGATAGCATCAAGAGGCGACAGGCAGAAGAAGCTTGCAATAATGAAGGACAGCACTATCGGCCCGGCCGGGGTCATTGCGATAGTTTTTAGTCTGATGCTCAAGTATCTCCTGCTCAATGAATCGTATTCAGACGCCGCCCCTGCGGCTTATTATTTGATACTGTTCTTATTGCCGATATACTCACGCTGGGCGATGGTGCCTGCGATATTTCACAGTAAATCAGCAAGAGAAGACGGGCTTGGCAAGGCCTTTATTGAGAATGTAGGCGTAAAGGAATTATTGACAGCTACCGTTCTGGCGCTGCTCTTTTCATTTCTTTCTGTCTTTGTGATCTTTAATACGCCGGAACTTGCTCATGTTGTCTTTTCTTTGCCTGCGCTGTATATATTCTCATTGATAACGGCCTGGTTTTGCGGCAGAAGGTTCGGCGGAATGACAGGCGATACATTCGGCGCGGTATCTGAACTTTCAGAGATATTATTCTTAATGATGGCGGTGATATGCTTACGAAACTTTACCTCATAAGGCACGGTGAGACAGAGGGCGCGGAGACAAAAAGATACAAGGGGCATATTGATGTTCCGCTGTCTGAGAATGGAATCGAACAGATCAGAAGGCTGGCGGAATATTTAAATAACTCCCCCATCCCCCTCTTATCTAAGAGTGGGCAAAAGAGGGTTGATGTTGTTTACTGTTCTGACCTTTCACGCGCAGTAAAGAGCGCGGAGATCATCGCAGAACCGTATGGATTGAAACCTGTTATCATGCCTGAACTGAGAGAGCGGAATTTCGGTTTATGGGAAGGGATGTCTTTTGATGAGATAAGGGAGAAGTGGCCCGATGCCTTTAATGCGTGGGCAGACAACCCTCTTGAGTTCAGCCCGATGAATGGAGAAAGCACCATCGAATTAAGAGACAGGGCATTGAAGGTTTTTAGCGAGATCATTGGAAAACATCAGGGAGAGCATATAGCGATCGTTGCTCATGGCGGGATAAACAGGGTTATACTCTGCCATCTGCTCGGCATTCCGCTTGAGAATATATTCAGGGTCGAACAGGATTACGGATGTCTGAATATTGTCGAGATGTGGGATTATCCGGTTGTAACATTAATTAATGGAGGATTTAATAATCTGTCATTCCCGTAAGCGAAGCGCATCGGGAATCTGGATTCCGGATACCCAAACATAGGGCACAGGCAAGCCGGAATGACATTTTCATTCCCATGACAAAAAAAACTATGGCTAAGGCATTAATGATACAGGGAACAGGTTCCGGCGCGGGCAAGAGCGTCATCGTTGCAGGCCTATGCAGGATATTCAGGGACATGGGCATCAAGGTTGCGCCATTCAAGGCGCAGAACATGGCGCTGAATTCCTTCATCACTAAAGAGGGTGGTGAGATAGGAAGGGCGCAGGCTTTTCAGGCTGAAGCAGCGGGCATAGAGCCGTGCAACGATATTAACCCTGTGCTGCTTAAGGCGTCTTCAAACTCAGGGTGCCAGGTCATCTTGAACGGCAAGGTACATGCAAACATGAGGGCAGACGAATACTATGGCATTAAGGAAAAGGCATGGGCGTCTGTTACAGCGGCTTACGACAGGCTTGCTGCAGGGTATGACCTTATCGTTATCGAAGGCGCAGGCAGTCCTGCTGAGATCAACCTTCGGGAAGCAGAGATAGTGAATATGAGCATCGCCCGTTATGCTAATGCGCCCGTAGTCCTTGTCGGAGATATTGATAAAGGCGGGGTATTCGCGGCTTTTTACGGTACTGTGGAGTTGCTGAAGGACATGACCTTTGCTAAAGGGCAAAACACACCCCTTACCCCTCTTGATAGAGGGGAGTTATCCGATGCGGATTTTATCAAGGCGTTTATCGTGAATAAATTCCGGGGCGATATTGAGATCCTCCGGCCGGGGCTGGATATGATAGAGGATAAGACAGGCAAGCCTGTTATCGGCGTGCTCGATTATCAGGGCGACCTCGGGCTTCATGAAGAAGACGCGATACCGATTGAAAGGATCATTCCGCGTTATATGAAAAATCATCTCAAACCTTTAAAGATCATTGTGCTGGGATT
This genomic stretch from Nitrospirota bacterium harbors:
- the cobC gene encoding alpha-ribazole phosphatase → MLTKLYLIRHGETEGAETKRYKGHIDVPLSENGIEQIRRLAEYLNNSPIPLLSKSGQKRVDVVYCSDLSRAVKSAEIIAEPYGLKPVIMPELRERNFGLWEGMSFDEIREKWPDAFNAWADNPLEFSPMNGESTIELRDRALKVFSEIIGKHQGEHIAIVAHGGINRVILCHLLGIPLENIFRVEQDYGCLNIVEMWDYPVVTLINGGFNNLSFP
- a CDS encoding TonB-dependent receptor; amino-acid sequence: MKRIIILILIMLFTAAPVMAADEAVLAGEVVVTATKIEEAIEETTSDVIVIKSEEIKKMNTQFVSDVLKGVSELNVVQNGGAGKQAAVVLRGGNTEHTLVMIDGVKVKSTTTGTFDFSGLNVDDIERIEIVKGPQSTIYGSEAMAGVINIITKKGKGAPKIAASFETGAYGTTKPSATLSGGYKDLLSYRLTGTYFKTEGISAARKGIEKDGYKNASVSGKFGLNLADNAEIEVSGKYYYDRSDLDAFGSDDLNYVQRGNHHMIAGKGKLYLFDIWEQVLSLSTVEDSLRYRDPDTSWNNADIITGMSTIDWQNNFYISEAYTFTFGAEYREEAGENKGIFDEAVNNKALYLNNKAKLFNDDLVINAGLRIDDHETFGEETTGRVGAVYNIRPASLTVKASYGTGFRAPTLNELFYNDPWGSSGNLNLKPEKSSSWEIGLEKEIVKDRASVSVTYFDQNYDDLIDWVETPPGSWLYSPQNISKAEVQGFEAGASAKVTGDVTVKSSYTYLDTEDKETGERLRRRPKDKAGISAEYSGGPLTLFAEYTFVGKVFDSASVGHLGSYSLVNLSGGYRLRKDISFFARVDNLFDADYQTAGGYNTPGLSAYAGVKFEM
- a CDS encoding ABC transporter ATP-binding protein produces the protein MSSVSDRHILNFINAGFSYDKNKPFIQEISFSIENGEFIGLLGANGSGKSTILKLASGLLHTSSGDINLWGKPVQSYKNKDRAKLLSYLPQLLDISIPFTVKELVSMGLYPYETLPELTVDEAIEMVGLSSNSGTLITNLSGGERRRVYLAMTLLQGAGLVLLDEPLANLDIKYQIELLRLLKELRRERNISMVMALHDINIALQFDKIVLIKNGRILGTGKPDEVLTKDLLKEAFDVEVEIKREDSGEVYIKY
- the cobS gene encoding adenosylcobinamide-GDP ribazoletransferase is translated as MKKLLLAFQFLTIIPVKDTGIVTDREAGGSAAFFPLAGLVQGTLLVFAVVTLLRVFPVGLANLLLLLLLVITNGALHLDGLADTFDAIASRGDRQKKLAIMKDSTIGPAGVIAIVFSLMLKYLLLNESYSDAAPAAYYLILFLLPIYSRWAMVPAIFHSKSAREDGLGKAFIENVGVKELLTATVLALLFSFLSVFVIFNTPELAHVVFSLPALYIFSLITAWFCGRRFGGMTGDTFGAVSELSEILFLMMAVICLRNFTS
- a CDS encoding cobyric acid synthase; this translates as MAKALMIQGTGSGAGKSVIVAGLCRIFRDMGIKVAPFKAQNMALNSFITKEGGEIGRAQAFQAEAAGIEPCNDINPVLLKASSNSGCQVILNGKVHANMRADEYYGIKEKAWASVTAAYDRLAAGYDLIVIEGAGSPAEINLREAEIVNMSIARYANAPVVLVGDIDKGGVFAAFYGTVELLKDMTFAKGQNTPLTPLDRGELSDADFIKAFIVNKFRGDIEILRPGLDMIEDKTGKPVIGVLDYQGDLGLHEEDAIPIERIIPRYMKNHLKPLKIIVLGLRYISNFTDFDPFMYEEDVELQYSLDEADIRSADIIIIPGSKNTVSDLLLLREHGIEDSVKSAVNKGSLLVGICGGYQMLGRKILDPYGVESGSNEIAGMGLLDTVTTFDRTKTTCQVEGQYTAGFRDWGSGVSEKLKGYEIHMGNTTGDIGLFELKRSDNSELVSDGSVKDNVWGTYMHGIFDNDDFRTALLNSIRKKKGLPVQETGFSYHIKKEQAIDRWAGILKKSVDVSFMLRQVGMEDCMAKDKA
- a CDS encoding energy transducer TonB encodes the protein MAGLQRTFVYSLLLHLAFSALLLLSVRLQGESGKMLNEKVFFIDLKPDVGKPASVITKDVSLKKIAVKKMQKEPALIVEKKEYAEETISKDAVSDNREVSFTESLSINAGDASGAANSSDITFPSEKIEYTNAAQGGEEIIISSKTADDYRAGLSEADALILISSAIERAKTYPAIARRRSIEGTVYVSFRIGASGEPREIEVLKSSGYKMLDEATMKVIKKAAPYPYIKSRIEIPVTYRLND
- the cobT gene encoding nicotinate-nucleotide--dimethylbenzimidazole phosphoribosyltransferase — encoded protein: MDLKNICSGITSVNSKFAEQAQERLDSLTKPQGSLGRLEEFAKQLVAITENPMPSLDKKAVFTFAGDHGVADEGVSAFPKAVTPQMVLNFIAGGAGINVLARHAGADIVVVDMGVDYDFGNPSVSPLIKGGIERGSFISRKVVSGTKNMRKGPAMTRDEALKCINVGIELANEYAKKGYKIFGTGDMGIANTTPSSAIAAVLTRRSVEEITGRGTGINDDTLKHKIQVIKDSISFNMPDPADPVSVLAKVGGAEIGGIAGLIIGAAANKVPVVIDGFISTAGALIAYSIEPKTRDYMFSAHMSQEVGHKAMLEKIGLRPILDLDLRLGEGTGAALAMMMIEGGLKIYKEMATFAEASVSGKE
- the cobU gene encoding bifunctional adenosylcobinamide kinase/adenosylcobinamide-phosphate guanylyltransferase, with amino-acid sequence MKNKIVFITGGARSGKSSFALREAEKIKGRKAYIATAQALDNEMKERIRKHKEERGADWDTFEEPFKIPEIISDADTKYSVVILDCLTLWLSNLICADMDCSRKIDDLIAVLEDSRQKTNNSKLFIVSNEVGMGIVPENELARRFRDTAGFLNQKAAEIADEVYLVTAGIPIKIKG